A single genomic interval of Zunongwangia sp. HGR-M22 harbors:
- a CDS encoding lipocalin family protein: MKNRGLIFFVFSLFLLSCSKQNPKEQIQYLEGYWEIDKVKVSEDSTITYKVNQNVDYLEIEGRTGQRTKVRPQMDGSFKTSNSAEKLELKIEEDSLRIYYKTSYDSWKETVLNASNDQLVIKNDQDKIYHYKKYTPISIETNEEK; encoded by the coding sequence GTGAAAAATAGAGGACTCATCTTTTTTGTATTCAGTTTATTTCTTTTAAGTTGTAGTAAGCAAAATCCTAAGGAGCAAATACAATATCTAGAAGGCTATTGGGAAATTGACAAAGTGAAAGTTAGTGAAGATTCTACGATCACCTATAAGGTAAATCAAAATGTAGATTACTTAGAAATTGAAGGTAGAACAGGACAACGCACAAAGGTTCGACCTCAAATGGATGGTTCGTTTAAGACCAGTAATTCCGCAGAAAAATTAGAGTTAAAAATTGAAGAAGATAGTCTTAGAATTTATTACAAAACATCTTACGATAGCTGGAAAGAAACGGTGCTAAATGCTTCTAACGATCAATTGGTAATAAAAAACGACCAGGATAAAATCTATCACTATAAAAAATACACCCCAATAAGTATCGAAACCAATGAAGAGAAATAA
- a CDS encoding DHH family phosphoesterase: MIEQNILEITAELSRANNIVIVPHKGPDGDAIGSTLALMHFLKEKGHNAKVIAPNEYPIFLKWLPGNDEVIIYEENTADANSIIEDAEIIFTLDFNDLSRCGDMQQALEASKATFIMIDHHQEPATYADYTYSNPKMSSTCEMVYHFIDKLRAKNKITPQIASCLYTGIMTDTGSFRFSSTSATTHRVIADLIDKGAKNSDIHQDVFDTNSESRLQLLGVALNNLKVNRQYRTAYITMSQEELDANNFRKGDTEGFVNYGLSLDGIIFAAIFIENKQEGIIKISFRSKGNFSVNTFARTHFNGGGHNNAAGGRSDENMNDTIVKFNSLLPDYKEQLQA; the protein is encoded by the coding sequence ATGATAGAACAAAATATTTTAGAGATTACGGCGGAGTTGTCCAGAGCTAATAATATAGTTATTGTTCCGCACAAAGGACCCGATGGTGATGCTATAGGAAGCACCCTGGCTTTAATGCATTTCTTAAAAGAAAAGGGGCATAATGCTAAAGTTATCGCTCCTAACGAGTATCCAATTTTTTTAAAATGGTTACCGGGCAATGATGAGGTTATAATTTACGAAGAAAATACAGCTGATGCCAACAGCATTATCGAGGACGCTGAAATTATTTTCACGTTGGATTTTAATGACCTTTCCCGTTGTGGTGATATGCAACAAGCATTAGAGGCCAGTAAGGCAACGTTTATAATGATCGACCACCATCAGGAACCTGCAACTTATGCCGATTATACCTATAGTAATCCTAAAATGAGTTCTACCTGCGAGATGGTCTATCATTTTATAGATAAACTGCGCGCTAAAAATAAGATCACTCCACAGATTGCCAGTTGTTTGTACACCGGTATTATGACAGATACAGGATCTTTTAGATTTAGCAGTACCAGTGCAACCACTCATCGCGTAATAGCCGATCTTATTGATAAGGGCGCAAAAAACAGTGATATCCATCAAGATGTATTTGATACAAATTCTGAAAGCCGCCTGCAATTATTAGGTGTCGCACTTAATAATTTAAAAGTTAACCGACAGTACAGAACGGCCTATATAACCATGAGCCAGGAAGAGTTAGATGCCAATAATTTTAGAAAAGGTGATACAGAAGGCTTTGTTAATTACGGTTTATCTTTAGATGGAATTATTTTTGCAGCTATTTTTATAGAAAATAAACAGGAAGGAATTATTAAAATATCATTCAGATCTAAAGGTAATTTTTCGGTAAATACATTTGCCAGAACTCATTTTAATGGTGGTGGACATAACAACGCGGCCGGCGGCAGAAGCGACGAAAATATGAATGACACCATCGTTAAATTTAATAGTTTGCTTCCAGATTATAAAGAACAACTTCAGGCATGA
- the mutL gene encoding DNA mismatch repair endonuclease MutL produces MSDIIQLLPDHVANQIAAGEVVQRPASVIKELLENAIDAHAQNIQVVIKDAGKTLIQVVDDGGGMSLTDARMCFERHATSKIKSAEDLFSLNTKGFRGEALASIAAIAHVELKTKPEDEEVGTCIKIEGSKVTSQEPCVTPKGTSLCVKNLFYNIPARRNFLKSDAVELRHIIDEFQRVAMAHPSISFSLFHNGAELFQLPSTNHRQRITNIFGAKTNEKLVPVEEDTEIVKISGFVGKPEFAKRSRGEQFFFVNNRFIKSPYLNHAVSAAFEGLLKEKTYPSYFLYLDVNPKSIDINIHPTKTEIKFDDEHALYAMLRSAIKHSLGQFSVAPVLDFDRDANLDTPYDYKNKQAEVPKIEVDRNFNPFENEFNTASIRSGKNTSFKRESRQSWESLYSGLDTGTEPDQNHFNQVEFESEEVTGKLFDENHSEPEAGTFQLQKKYIVSTLKSGILVIDQNRAHTRILYEELLKNITIAAAVSQQLLFPLELQFNTHEIEMLKEIKESLEQTGFIFSNIDSEIVEITGIPTLISESEVGMLLEQLLSDFENEVPDNGFSQTDLLAKSLAKGMAVKSGTLLNSTEQQHIVNRLFACKEPGVSPFNRSVFVTLTVDELDKKFT; encoded by the coding sequence ATGAGTGATATAATACAACTTTTACCAGATCACGTTGCCAATCAAATAGCAGCGGGAGAGGTAGTACAGCGACCAGCTTCTGTTATTAAAGAATTGCTGGAGAACGCTATAGATGCTCATGCGCAAAATATTCAGGTTGTAATAAAAGACGCAGGTAAAACCCTAATTCAGGTAGTGGATGATGGTGGTGGAATGAGCCTTACCGATGCTCGTATGTGTTTTGAGAGACATGCAACTTCCAAAATTAAATCTGCTGAAGATCTTTTTAGTTTAAATACTAAAGGATTTAGGGGCGAAGCTTTAGCCTCGATTGCAGCAATTGCACACGTAGAACTTAAAACCAAACCAGAAGACGAAGAAGTTGGAACTTGCATTAAAATTGAAGGAAGCAAAGTAACTTCTCAAGAACCTTGTGTGACACCTAAGGGAACTTCGCTATGTGTAAAGAATCTTTTTTATAATATTCCTGCACGAAGAAATTTTTTAAAATCTGATGCGGTGGAATTACGCCATATTATTGACGAATTTCAACGTGTTGCAATGGCACATCCTTCTATTTCATTTTCTCTTTTTCATAATGGAGCGGAACTTTTTCAGTTGCCATCAACTAATCACAGGCAGCGAATAACAAATATATTTGGCGCTAAGACCAATGAAAAATTGGTCCCGGTAGAGGAGGATACTGAAATTGTAAAAATTTCAGGTTTTGTTGGTAAACCGGAATTTGCTAAGCGGAGTAGGGGTGAACAGTTCTTCTTTGTTAATAATAGATTTATAAAGAGCCCATATCTTAACCATGCAGTTTCTGCGGCATTTGAAGGTTTACTGAAAGAAAAAACCTATCCCAGCTATTTTCTTTATTTGGATGTAAATCCTAAAAGTATTGATATAAATATACATCCAACAAAGACTGAAATTAAGTTTGATGATGAGCATGCGCTTTATGCGATGCTAAGGAGTGCTATAAAACATAGTTTGGGGCAGTTTAGCGTAGCTCCGGTGTTGGATTTTGATCGCGATGCAAACTTAGATACGCCCTATGATTATAAAAACAAACAAGCTGAAGTTCCTAAGATTGAAGTAGATCGCAATTTTAATCCTTTCGAAAATGAATTTAATACGGCTTCAATACGATCAGGAAAAAATACTAGTTTCAAAAGAGAGTCTAGACAATCCTGGGAGAGCTTATATTCAGGATTAGATACAGGTACAGAACCTGATCAAAATCATTTTAATCAGGTTGAATTTGAAAGCGAAGAAGTCACTGGAAAACTGTTCGACGAAAATCATTCAGAACCGGAGGCAGGTACTTTTCAACTTCAGAAGAAATATATAGTTTCTACTTTAAAAAGCGGAATTTTAGTTATCGATCAAAACCGCGCTCATACTAGAATACTTTACGAAGAGCTTTTAAAAAATATTACGATCGCTGCTGCTGTAAGTCAACAGCTACTGTTTCCTTTAGAATTGCAATTTAATACGCATGAAATTGAAATGCTGAAAGAAATTAAGGAATCTTTAGAACAAACTGGTTTTATTTTTTCTAATATTGACAGCGAAATCGTAGAGATTACAGGCATACCCACCTTAATAAGTGAAAGCGAAGTGGGGATGTTACTAGAACAGTTATTGTCTGACTTTGAAAATGAAGTGCCCGATAATGGATTTTCACAAACCGATTTGCTGGCAAAATCCTTAGCAAAAGGTATGGCGGTTAAATCGGGTACGTTATTAAATAGTACAGAACAACAGCATATTGTAAATCGATTGTTTGCGTGTAAAGAACCAGGTGTTAGTCCTTTTAACAGATCTGTGTTTGTTACGTTAACTGTTGATGAATTGGATAAAAAGTTTACCTAA
- a CDS encoding DUF721 domain-containing protein — translation MKRNNENLSIGDVLKDFVEKNNLEKGLDKVHVRDAWNKQMGPAIQKYTTAIKLQDTTLFVQLSSSVLREELSYGKEKIVKMLNEELGKKLIEKLVLR, via the coding sequence ATGAAGAGAAATAACGAAAATCTAAGTATAGGCGACGTTCTAAAAGATTTTGTAGAAAAAAATAATCTGGAAAAAGGATTAGACAAAGTTCATGTTCGCGATGCATGGAATAAACAAATGGGACCGGCAATCCAGAAATATACCACGGCGATCAAACTCCAAGACACTACATTATTTGTACAGCTAAGCTCTTCGGTATTGCGAGAAGAATTAAGCTACGGAAAAGAAAAAATCGTAAAAATGCTTAATGAAGAGTTGGGGAAAAAATTAATCGAAAAGTTGGTGCTTCGGTAA
- a CDS encoding nucleoside-diphosphate kinase gives MAGNRTFTMLKPDAVEKGHIGAILDQINASGFRIVAMKLTQMTKADAETFYAVHKERPFFGELVEFMTRGPIVAAILEKENAVEDFRTLIGATNPEDAAEGTIRKKYASSVGENAVHGSDSDENAAIEGSFHFAGREMF, from the coding sequence ATGGCAGGAAACAGAACTTTCACCATGCTTAAGCCTGATGCTGTAGAAAAAGGGCATATTGGTGCAATTTTAGATCAGATCAATGCTTCAGGTTTTAGAATCGTAGCCATGAAGTTAACGCAAATGACGAAGGCAGATGCAGAGACTTTTTACGCGGTTCATAAAGAACGTCCGTTCTTTGGAGAATTGGTAGAATTTATGACAAGAGGACCAATAGTTGCTGCAATCCTAGAAAAAGAAAATGCAGTAGAAGATTTTAGAACTTTAATTGGTGCTACAAATCCTGAGGATGCTGCTGAAGGAACTATTAGAAAAAAATATGCTTCTTCTGTAGGAGAAAATGCAGTTCACGGTAGTGATAGCGACGAGAACGCTGCTATCGAGGGGTCTTTTCATTTTGCAGGAAGAGAAATGTTCTAA
- the ribH gene encoding 6,7-dimethyl-8-ribityllumazine synthase, translating to MATEGNNLSEYDKSTIPNAKEFRFGIVVSEWNEKVTEGLFQGAFETLKEHGVLEKKIVRWNVPGSFELTYGCKKMQETYDMLDGIIAIGSVIQGETKHFDFVCQGVSNGITQLNVNSDTPVIFCVLTDNNMQQALDRSGGKHGNKGTEAAIAAIKMAQLRKEARF from the coding sequence ATGGCAACCGAAGGAAATAATCTATCGGAATACGATAAATCTACAATCCCAAACGCGAAAGAATTTCGGTTTGGGATTGTTGTTTCAGAATGGAATGAAAAAGTAACTGAAGGTTTATTTCAGGGAGCTTTTGAAACATTAAAAGAACATGGTGTACTAGAAAAGAAAATAGTTCGCTGGAATGTACCAGGAAGTTTCGAATTAACTTATGGCTGTAAGAAAATGCAGGAAACTTATGATATGCTGGATGGTATTATTGCAATTGGTAGCGTGATCCAGGGAGAAACAAAGCATTTCGATTTTGTGTGCCAAGGCGTTTCAAACGGTATTACCCAGTTAAATGTGAATAGTGATACGCCTGTAATTTTCTGTGTACTTACAGATAATAATATGCAACAAGCGCTAGATCGTTCTGGTGGAAAGCATGGTAACAAAGGAACCGAAGCTGCCATAGCTGCCATAAAAATGGCACAATTAAGAAAAGAAGCCAGATTTTAA
- the recF gene encoding DNA replication/repair protein RecF (All proteins in this family for which functions are known are DNA-binding proteins that assist the filamentation of RecA onto DNA for the initiation of recombination or recombinational repair.) — MHLKHLSILNYKNLESTSFDFDPKINCMVGHNGVGKTNVLDSIYHLAFGKSYFNPITSQNINHDADFFVVDGTFEKNNQDEQILVSAKRGQKKVIKRNQKPYEKVSEHIGFIPAVIISPADRDLIIEGSETRRKFMDGVISQSDNIYLNNLINYSKVVSQRNSLLKYFAANHTFDRETLEVYNLQLNDLGTKLHKKRLDFLDEFVPIFNKRYADITNNQEPVSIQYKSQLSEKSLSQLLEDQLQKDMVLQYTSVGTHKDDLSFEIEGHPIKKFGSQGQQKSFLVALKLAQFDFIKKISGVNPILLLDDIFDKLDEQRVAHIVALVATNQLGQIFISDTHADRTEKVVKESNQTYKIFKL, encoded by the coding sequence ATGCATTTAAAACACCTATCTATTTTAAATTACAAGAATCTGGAATCTACTTCTTTTGATTTTGACCCTAAAATTAACTGCATGGTGGGACATAACGGTGTGGGCAAAACGAATGTTTTAGACAGTATTTATCATCTTGCTTTTGGAAAAAGTTATTTTAATCCAATTACAAGTCAGAATATAAATCACGATGCCGATTTTTTTGTAGTCGATGGAACTTTTGAAAAAAACAATCAAGACGAACAAATATTGGTGAGCGCAAAGCGCGGACAAAAAAAAGTTATAAAAAGAAACCAAAAGCCTTACGAAAAAGTAAGTGAGCATATTGGTTTTATACCGGCAGTGATTATTTCTCCGGCAGATCGCGACCTTATAATAGAAGGTAGTGAAACGCGCAGAAAGTTTATGGATGGTGTGATCTCGCAAAGTGACAACATCTATCTTAACAACTTGATAAATTACAGCAAAGTTGTATCGCAGCGAAATTCACTCTTAAAATATTTTGCTGCTAACCATACTTTTGATCGGGAAACCTTAGAAGTTTATAATCTGCAGCTTAATGATTTGGGCACAAAATTGCATAAAAAACGTTTAGATTTTTTAGATGAATTTGTGCCAATCTTCAATAAAAGATATGCAGACATTACCAATAATCAAGAACCGGTAAGTATTCAGTATAAAAGTCAGCTTTCCGAGAAATCACTTTCTCAACTTCTGGAAGATCAACTTCAAAAAGATATGGTATTGCAATATACCAGCGTAGGAACGCATAAAGATGATCTAAGCTTTGAAATTGAAGGTCATCCTATTAAAAAATTTGGTTCGCAAGGACAGCAAAAATCGTTTTTAGTCGCTCTCAAGTTGGCACAATTCGATTTTATAAAAAAAATAAGCGGGGTTAATCCAATCTTATTATTAGATGATATCTTTGACAAATTAGACGAACAACGTGTAGCTCACATTGTGGCTTTGGTGGCAACCAATCAATTAGGACAAATTTTTATAAGCGATACCCACGCCGATAGAACCGAGAAAGTCGTAAAAGAAAGTAATCAAACCTATAAAATCTTCAAATTGTGA
- a CDS encoding tetratricopeptide repeat protein, whose amino-acid sequence MATYKKRGYKSPKEKIQDVEEGNENEYVDGESTTEEVFNTLDEGASRTETWVAENQKYIYIVLGVVIVAVLGYLGYEQWIQEPKKAEAANEMAQAQNYMQAAMSAGASESDSLYNLALNGGEGKYGFLDIIDNYGGTPSANIASYNAGFAYLYTGKYQEAIEHLEDFSSDDEVLAPLATGGIGDAFMQLDQPEEALDYYVKAANMRSNSFTTPKFLLKAAVTALELGNAEDALEYLNKLENEYPESTEAEQAPVFKGQAQATK is encoded by the coding sequence ATGGCAACTTATAAGAAAAGAGGATATAAATCACCAAAGGAGAAAATCCAGGACGTTGAAGAAGGAAATGAAAACGAGTATGTAGATGGAGAATCTACTACCGAAGAAGTTTTTAACACTTTAGATGAAGGCGCTAGCCGTACAGAAACATGGGTAGCTGAAAACCAAAAATATATTTATATAGTTTTAGGTGTTGTTATCGTAGCTGTTCTTGGTTACCTTGGTTATGAACAATGGATACAAGAGCCTAAGAAAGCTGAAGCCGCTAACGAGATGGCACAGGCACAAAATTATATGCAGGCAGCTATGAGTGCAGGAGCTTCTGAAAGTGATTCACTTTATAATCTTGCTTTAAACGGAGGTGAAGGTAAATACGGTTTTCTTGATATTATCGATAACTACGGTGGAACGCCAAGTGCTAATATCGCTTCTTATAATGCTGGTTTCGCTTATCTTTATACAGGTAAATATCAGGAAGCTATAGAGCATCTAGAAGATTTTAGTAGTGATGACGAAGTTCTTGCTCCACTTGCAACTGGTGGTATTGGTGATGCATTTATGCAATTAGATCAGCCAGAAGAAGCTTTGGATTATTATGTGAAAGCTGCTAATATGAGATCTAATAGCTTTACGACGCCTAAATTTTTATTGAAAGCAGCTGTTACGGCATTAGAATTAGGAAATGCTGAAGATGCTTTAGAATATCTGAATAAATTGGAAAATGAATATCCAGAGTCTACAGAGGCAGAGCAAGCTCCAGTCTTTAAAGGTCAGGCTCAGGCAACGAAGTAA